The following is a genomic window from Malus sylvestris chromosome 12, drMalSylv7.2, whole genome shotgun sequence.
AAGCTTCCCAACACTTGAAGCGCAAAAACCCTTCCATCTGAATTCACACCATTAATTCCTTGTTTCACAAGTGTCCGTGAGCATAAATTATCTGTCTCCACGACAATGGGGATTACCAAACCCAATCACTGTGGTGGATGCGCCTAGGCTTCGCCCTTCGCACGGCTTTGGCATGCACCATTGTCGACTGCACCGTCCTCTATGGACCTCCACAACTTAAAAAAGTACATAACCTACCCGTCCATTTCGTACATGACCACAATCCTAATAGCCCCGGACGCAACGCTTTGGGACGTCATGAGAAGCTGTTGGCATGTGATCTTTGCCACGGCACAGGTACTGTTGTCTTCTGTGCTGACCCTTTGGCCGGTGGAGCCTAAAAACTTCACGGTGGAGAAGGAATACATACATTATCTATGCTCTCATGGAGCAACTTGTATATTATATTTAGACTAGAAGCTTAACCTTTCAAAGAGAGGCTGCATGTATTTATACTCCATTTCAGATTACATCAGGGAAAGCAATCCCTATTTACAAGgctattcaaaattcaaaaatcacACAAATTGTACAAAGGACACTTATCCCAGAAACAACAAACACTTAAAAGAGTTGTAACCTAAGCTAACTCTGCATGGATAAGAGTTTGCTGTGAGCACAACTTCCTGATGTCGCGGGAGCATGATCCACCCACCGACTCGGTCTAACAAACTCAACATCTAATCACCggcattttttaattttttttttttatcttttagcATAAGAAACTGATCATAAAATAGGCATGTAAACCACCCTATACTTAAAAATAGGGTGTGGCAAGGCTATGGAAAGTGTGAAGCTAGAGACAGCCcctggaaagagagagagagccgcgTGAAAGGAGGGATTAGTTCTAGGGTTTGCAAAAATACTGTAACTCTATTGTTAATCAAAGAGGCCGTGGTTTCTCTACTCAGGGAAATCACAACCGGATGTAAGCAAAAGTTCCACCAAACTAGTATAATTCTTATGTGGTTCTAGTTATTCTCCAATTTGCCAAGTTTAGTCTTTTGTGGGATACGTCAAAGAGCAAGATCTAGAGGAGAGTCAGAATTATAACACATAGCTCCTATGAGAGATGGTTAACTTTAACAATACATCTAACTAATTGGCAAATGCTATTAGATTTGCCAATCTTCAATTGACCTCAGTACACATTGTAATTTGGTTAGATCATATACATAACCATGAATCCTAATCTTCCTGAACAATGCACCAAAAAGAATTTTCTTTTCGGTGAACCCTAAAAATATGCTTTTCGCACTTTCTACGAACAACAGATCACTTGATTCACTACCACAGCCAATGGGAACCTTCAAAACACaatcctaaatttttatttatttttgatctTTTTGCTACTGGAGAAAATaagagttttgattttttttttttttagtacatcgatatttttacactaaggggaatgagagttcggctaagccacataaTGGCAGCCTAATTTGGGAACAAATAGATGTAATATGAGTTGGATACATGTTATGAACACTTAACATTTCCGATTAAAATACAAGTTATGAATACAACCCGATTTCCTCTGTATGCTTTATTTGTTGATTTCAATCGTTTCTGCGATGTTTCTTGTTTTCTGGTTGATAGTTTTTGAGTTTGAACTTCATTTAGATGTGATCTTTTTGTAGGGTCAACTAGGGCACgttttgataaccatttcatttttGGTCCTTTAGTTTTCATATTTTGTGCTTTAGATAGAGGAAAAGTATGTGGGAGAAATGAGGAGCGAGAAGGATGAAGGGAGGTGACGAGAGCGACGATGGAGAAATAAAGGagattatttgaaaacaaaaacttgaaagtgaaaacaacttaaatttttttttacagtttttggGTTTTAGTTTTCACTAGCAATGGTGCCAGTGCGTTGCTGCGGGATTGAAAATTTTATGTACAACATATTTACACTCCTATTTACACATAAGATCTTAATCAGAATTTAATTGAAATGAATAATTAGTGACTTACTCAATAAGGTCCGAGTACTTTTCCCTTAGCCAAGAGTAATATGACCAACTGCTCCAAGAACTCCATCCTCGTTTGCTCTTCCAAATATGACCAACTGCTCCAATGTTTTGCCTATAAAGAACCTAGAACATAAAATCGATTAATCTTggaccaaattaaataaatttaaacaaccccaaaatttaatttgtagccCAAAAAACCAGAGGAACAGTAATCCTGACATTTGATGAGTACATATATGAAAAATGTACCTGAAGATTGAAACTTTCATCAAATAAATcacaaaaaaagcaaaaaattagAGAAACCCAAAATTATAAATTGCATAAAATTAGATCATCCATTTCAATCATGCGTAAATACACCATCACACATAACAAATTTGCCTATATGACGGTGATACACAATGTAATTGTTCAGATTCAAACCACACACAAAGCACTTGTAGCTCCCAAGTATACCTGTATCACATTCTGATGTTTGCTTGTTGACTTTGCCCCTGGAGTCCTGACTAATGTGATCTCCTTTAGTGGTGCATGAGCTTTTTTCTCCAAAGTTGCTTCCTTAAACATCCctcttttctaaaaaaaaaacccaaaacataTCATATTAAGCATCAACATTATTAATACTTACTAAAGAAATTGGTCACAACAGGTTTCACATACATCAGTTCTAAACCTAAAAGGCATCAGATTTGTAGGCTTTGGTTTCCTATACTTCTCCCCATGAGCATTGCTGGCAACATATGTGGAGTTTTCTTTCTGAATCTTATCTGCTTGATTGACCTGCATTATTGTTCAAGCGTTAACATGCATAAAAAATCGTAAGGGACAAATGAATAAACATAAACACCATATAGATACGTTATTCTCATATACTTTGTAGCCTTCTTCAAGGCCTGGAATTATACAACTATTTTTTTCCACTAATAGCtcttacttacatctttactggATTTGCATCACTTCttttatattaataaaattagagGATTGCACATGCTTCTTTTCgccaaaacaatttttttttttcaattattctAGTTCCTTGTGGTTGAATCGTCAGATTTCGAAAACGGAGAGTTTTGAAAAACCTCAGAGCCAGCACCAATGAGCTTAAATAGAATAGATGAGAGCTAAGCTACTTCACCACTTCCATAAGTCCATGTCTCCACCTAAGCCTAGACATCCCAACATTGCCCAGATAGGTGTCCCATCTTGACCTGCAAGATTTACACGGAATTGCAAAATTGGAAGAGGTTTAAGCATGAAAGCAGATTGTAAAACGCAAAACTTTATAACAGCAAATTGGGTTGTCAGCGAGCCCGAACCATCAtgaattaaaagtgggtacacaAAATTGGCAAGAGATAAACTTGTTTCCTGAAACGTAGCTATGAGCGACGACGATCAATCTCTccatttttttacacaattaAACTTGAACCTGTGCATAACCAATGTTTGGAATCCTACTGAAATCAGGAAAAGGCCCTTGTAAGTTGCAGTTCCTTAAACTCCtgaaagaaacaacaaaaacacaaagatATTCAATCTTGACATGATTGGTTGTGTTAAATATTAAGAGCTACTTCTCGATTGTCATTCCAAACAACCAGCACCATCACCTAATGTGATATAAAATCATATAGAAACGGGAGATGTTCCCTGCATAGTGGTTGGAAATATGTGTTTCCCAACAAAAACTATGATTCCCTCTATCGTTGCTATGATTAATCACAAATCTTTTGGATTTACACTTAAGTAGTTGGAGCTTTAAATCTGATGTATGAATAAATAGAGATTGTAGTCCTTAGATCACACAATTTTACCTTTAAACTTACTAAAAGACATAGAATCAGAAGCAGCGCTTACAACTTGAACAGTTTAGACATGTTGCTATACGAATCTGGAATTGTAGTCCCACCAAAGTTGTTGTCAACTTGACTGCAAAACAAATAAGATTATAGGGCTAAGAAACTTGATATGGGATTGCATCCCTCAAATTATGTTGTAGAAAAAGGAAAGTCTAGAGAATTGTTCCCAACAGTATGAAAATTCAAGAAAGGAAAGGTTGAAAAAAGAATTAAGGCGCAAATTTATGTTCCGAAGTAAGAAAACATACAACATTAATAAGCTTGGCAACTCCGAGAACTCTGGCGGAAGATACCCAGATAAGTTGTTGTCAAGAAGACTGCAAAAAGGTATTGGTCTGTAatgtgatttgttttcttgtcaGTGGACTTGTGATTAGAGTTagagtttttctattttttttttacttcacgTTAGAATATAGGGGTTGATCTATGACATCTACCAACTGATAATATATGCATGCTCTACTCCCAAGAAGAAATAAGAACATACAGTGTTGTGAGCTGCAGAGCCACCATACTATTGCGCAAGAGCATCTCCCATGCTCTGGTACATATCAATTCGAGCTGCAGCAACAGTGCTATCAAGATTACACAACaataattatttgaatattggaaagaaatcaaacaaataaaagaggAGAAATATTTGACGACCAAACAATTGTCAATTTCTTCACCCATTAAATAAACCTTCTTCGACTGTTTAATCTCACAATCAAAAAAGCAAACCCTTGATAGAGTTTTGGGCAACAATAATTCTCTAAACACAACAGAAGAAAACCCATTGAAACCCAGACTTCTCTCCCCACAGGTAGCAACTCCTCTCAGAGTGTGAAACACTAAAATCCATAAGAACCCATCACCCAATCTCTCAAAACACAACAGAAGAAAACCCCTATCACAAACTAACACAAAAATCTACAAAGGAAGataaaaatggaaagaaaatcaCGTACCACAGAGTTGTCCAAAGAATGAAGCAGTTGTGAAGCGAGAAAAGTGGGCATGAGAAGATCAAAACACAAAAGCGCACGAAAGGGAAGCAGACAGTGgagaataaaaggaaaaacaaaccgAAAGCGACAGAGAAGAGGGAACAGGAataacaaaggaaagaaaatggaAACGAAGCAAAATAAAccccaaaaagaaaacaacacgATGACCAACACGTGGCACAGTCAATTCCCACCCTCTCCCTGCAAGAACCACCAAAACCAATCATAAACCATAAAAAAAGCCATGGGGCAAATCCGTCAACCAGAAAAATGGCCAACAGGTGAGACAAACGgtaagaaaagagaaaatcaGGGGCATTTCCGTCAGCAGAAGAGTCAGTCGACCATACAAAGAaggcaaaacaaaggaaaaatcGAGGGGCAAAATTGTCCGCCCACTGGTCATCCACAGTACCACCCGGATTGGGACACATTCCTTTAACATTTATTCTGTCATCCCTCCTTCACCCTTATTCCGTCATCTGACAAGTGTGTGTAGGAAACCTATTTTAACAAGTATTTCACATGATATTGAGGAACACTGAATTCTTCTGCTAAACTTTATAGTTTTTTCGTTTTAATGTTACAGATGATGGATGATCAGGACCTGGGCTTCTTTGCCAATTTTCTCGGCATCTTCATATTTGTACTGGTAATAGCGTATCATTATGTGATGGCCGACCCAAAATATGAAGGCAACTAATGAtatgtttcttttttatttatttgcaatAGAGATGCAATTTTCTTGCGACTAATGGAGATATCCTATTAATTTGTAGCGTGAACTATTTCACAACGGATGCAGCTTGATTTACGTTATACAATATGACTATGTTCTGTTATACACATTATTTTCTTCTCTATTTTAGCTGtgcttcatatttaattttccaCACCTTTACATTATGAAGGGTGTTGTCCGTGTTCAGATTGTGTTTTGAAGGTTCCCATTGGCTGTGGTAGTGAATCAAGTGATCAGTTGTTCGTAGAAAGTGCGAAAAGCATATTTTTAGGGTTCACCGAAAAGAAAATTATGTTTGGTGCATTGTTCAGGAAGATTAGGATTCATAGTTATGTATATGATCTAACCAAATTACAATGTGTACTGAGGTCAATTGAAGATTGGGAAATCTAATAGCATTTACCAATTAGTTAGATGTATTGTTAAAGTTAACCATCTCTCATAGGAGCTATGTGTTATAATTCTGACTCTGCTCTAGATCTTTCTCTTTGACGTATCCCGCAAAAGACTAAACTTAGCAAATTGGAGAATAACTAGAACCACATAAGAATTATACTGGTTTGGTGGAATTTTTGTctacttccagttgtgatttccgTGAGTAGAGAAACCACGACTTCTTTGATTAACAATAGAGTTAAAGTATTTTTGCAAACCCTAGAACTAATCCCTCTCTTTCAcgcagctctctctctctttccagcGGCTGTGTCTAGCTTCACACACTTTCCATAGCCTTGCCACACCATATTTTTAAGTATAGGGTGGTTTACATACCTATTTTATGATTAGTTTCTTATTCTAAAGAacactttctttccttttccaaATTATCTTCTAGGATTCCCAATTTAATTGTACAAGAAAACTTTGATTCTTTCCTAgtccttttaattttattaaaagaatCGGTACacctttatttttcttactaTAACACTAAACAAAATAGGACACTAACTGTGAGTCTGTGACGAGCCAAAATCTTAAACACTATGTAGGCGCATTCAATTTGACTAGTTTTCTCActtctttcttcatctccattgtttctctCATCACGCTTGGAATGCAGAATCCCAGCCTAGTCAAACAAAGAACCATTTGGCTCGTGTTTCTCTTCACTGTCACTAGTATGTACCTTGTCAGCCACTTCCTGCAAATGTTGAAGAAAGCTACTCACAATAGTCTCAACTTCTTTATCATCAGTACAACCCAAAGTCGCAAATCCCCTCGGTGGTACTTGGGATTATgtttctccaaacacttttgaAGTTCCACCGCCGTTGATTTTGCAAATCACTTGGTTCTTGGTTAGGTTTCCTAGTGTTTCCAGGATTCCGGGCAATGGGTTGGTTTTCTAGGAGGAGTTCCATGCAgtacaagaagaagaaagccgGAAGATTCTCACGGTTATTGGTGGTGGGTTTTCCGGCCCAAAGTGGCTTGTCGAAGATATCTCTGTATGACTCCGGAGCCAATGTTGCATCGGAAGGCAAAGAGTACTTAGCTTGCAGAAGCCTTAGGCTAACCTCTACTTCTGAACTTTGTAAATTGCGTCTTAGCTCTTCATCAATTAGGTTTACAGGATGTGAAGAGCAACTAGATAAAGCTATTTCCATCCCCCTcagtggaacctcaatttcttgCAACCTTTCACCTAAGTCCAGATAATTTGGTTCCAGAAATTTGATATGTGGTCTCTCCCACACCATGGTTTCCTGCTTACAAAGAATCGAAAACCTTTAATTTGCTTACGGAGCTAATTCACAAAGCTCAAACTTAATTGCCTATCACAGTTTGACACGTGcagaaatttttttgttttatgttttttatgagctatttttgtatttatgtCAAACTGTAATTTACAGGAAGAAGCAAAATAATGTCCTTTTATGAGTTATTAGTAGCTTACCAGATTATTACTGATGCTTTGAAGAAGCTTAGCTGCTTCTTTAGAGAGAGATTGTCCTCGAGAGAGGAGTTCGAGTGCTCCACTCTTGTCTCGGGAAGAGATGGCCTCAACGAAGCGAGCTAACCTCTGAGAAGCATTTCCGGCATACATGCGCCACGATTTACTGACCTGTGAATGCATTATTTCCGTTTCAGTTTACATAATTTGCACAATATGCTTATACCCTTGCAGGCACAATCCTACTATTTGCAGTACGGCTAGAATGTGATCTAGCTAGAATAAGTAGTTCTTGTTGTCTCAGTGTGGTGTTTTATTCGATTTGTACATCCTTAGCCAAACAGATCTTTTAGCACATCAAGCGGGAGATATCATCAATTGCCGCAAAAATGTTAACAAtacgatattctaaactactatAATTTATAGAAGATATAGCAAAAACACTATTTTAATCATCTGTTGCACACACACAAATGCTACATAGATTTGCTTTTTCTTTATTAATAAGGaaggaaaataaagttttgacgTAAcctaattttaatatgttttcttaCACGTTCTCACCACTTTAACTAACCAGAAAGGCTTACATGGATCGTTTTCTTGTTCTTTAGGGTTTATGAGAAAATTAGACAAGACCAAAGGGCTTTTATTGTTGTTTCCATTCCGGCAGTCTCGACATACAACAACCTGCCATCTGCCGTACGACGCTGTTTTGTAGTAAACTTTGTGTTTCCAAATTAGCTGGATGCATGTATTATAATTTCCTTCATTCTGATTGGTTCAGTTGTCAAAGCTCTAAACTAATACAGTTTAGACATATAAAATGCAAATAATTATCAGTTTTTAACTGATAAGTATATATAGAAGCTGTTACACAATGATGGCTGTATAGTAGATTAATAAAGAGTtcaaaaaaatatttccaacaagAAAATATTACTTAGTAAAATACACGTGTAAagagttcaaaaaaaaaaaaaaaggatagttACCTCATAGTAAGATAGCCAAGGATAAGGAAACAACATAGCAACAACAGAAGCGAAAGCTCCAAGGACAGTGCTTGATGCAACACCAAGTGGATGCATGACAACTCCAGTTTGTGCCCCATGAATCACAGCgccaacataaacattcacaaACTGCCCAAACGCAATTCTCTTCGACATCAAGTGCGTGGACTCCGGCAATGCCACCACAAAAGCACTCAGAGCAACAGCCACCACCGCTACCTCCACCGTGAAGTTTTTAGGCTCCACCAGCCAAAGGGTCAGCACAGAAGACAAAAGTACCTGTGCCGTGGCAAAGATCACATGCCAACAGCTTCTCATGACGTCCCCAAGCGTTTCATGTACGAAAAGGACGGGTAGGTTATGTACTTTTTAAGTTGTGGAGGTCCATAGAGGACGGTGCAGTCGACAATGGTGCATGCCAAAGCCGTGCGAAGGGCGGAGCCTAGGCGCATCCGCCACAGGGATTGGGTTTGGTAATCCCCCATTGTCGTGGAGACGGACAATTTATGCTCACGGACACTTGTGAAACAAGGAATTAATGGTGTGAATTCAGATGGAAGGGTTTTTGCGCTTCAAGTGTTGGGAAGCTTGTTGGTTTGGCATACAACCTGATGACTGATGAGCATGCATGAAGGGTTGAGAGGGAAGGCTGgtttggaggagaaggaatacaTACATTATACATGCTCTCATGGAGCAACTTGTATATTATATTTATACTAGAAGCTTGACCTAACTCAACATTTAATCACAGGCatttaaaatttctttttttttatctttttggtACTGGAGAAAATAagagttttggtttttttttttttttttttagtacatcaatttttttacaTTAAGGGAAATGAGACTTCGGTTAAGCTACACAATTGGCagtctaatttggtatcgaattcgctatttgcgagatttgaacctaaggCCTCTCACTTTTAAGTGAAAAGAAATAGTACTAGGCCTGGCAAATGGGTCGTGTCTATCGTGTTTGTGTTGTTTTCATGTAACACCTGTTGTCAtaacgggtcgtgtcatgtcacacccgttatcttaatgggtccttaacaggtcgggtcactttacccaacggtaaagtgacccaacccgttatgacccgttaagaaaaatatatattttttcttaaatttgcacataccacacattgccacataaatattacttcaaaacattaaaacacatttttcgTTTAaatactacatctacactcgaaaataagagtttaataaacaaacatccataTACTACTAgtatattacaaaatattaaatgtgcaaagatatgcaaaatgaaagagtttttgttttcaaggttgtgaagtttttttcaaaagtttaaacattgccaatggaactcaaagcttgcatgttattccttggggtgtgatatccacacacctctttttacttctcacacacccttctaattttcggtcgtcagatcggatgaaatgaagaagatcaacggacataaattaa
Proteins encoded in this region:
- the LOC126591922 gene encoding uncharacterized protein LOC126591922 isoform X1 codes for the protein MSRLRWRHGLMEVVNQADKIQKENSTYVASNAHGEKYRKPKPTNLMPFRFRTDERWMFKEATLEKKAHALLKEITLVRTPGAKSTSKHHNVIQVYLGAISALCVV
- the LOC126591922 gene encoding uncharacterized protein LOC126591922 isoform X2; protein product: MSRLRWRHGLMEVVNQADKIQKENSTYVASNAHGEKYRKPKPTNLMPFRFRTDKRGMFKEATLEKKAHAPLKEITLVRTPGAKSTSKHQNVIQVYLGATSALCVV
- the LOC126592239 gene encoding uncharacterized protein LOC126592239, which gives rise to MRSCWHVIFATAQVLLSSVLTLWLVEPKNFTVEVAVVAVALSAFVVALPESTHLMSKRIAFGQFVNVYVGAVIHGAQTGVVMHPLGVASSTVLGAFASVVAMLFPYPWLSYYEVSKSWRMYAGNASQRLARFVEAISSRDKSGALELLSRGQSLSKEAAKLLQSISNNLETMVWERPHIKFLEPNYLDLGERLQEIEVPLRGMEIALSSCSSHPVNLIDEELRRNLQSSEVEVSLRLLQAKYSLPSDATLAPESYRDIFDKPLWAGKPTTNNRENLPAFFFLYCMELLLENQPIARNPGNTRKPNQEPSDLQNQRRWNFKSEVADKVHTSDSEEKHEPNGSLFD
- the LOC126591926 gene encoding dolichyl-diphosphooligosaccharide--protein glycosyltransferase subunit 4A codes for the protein MMDDQDLGFFANFLGIFIFVLVIAYHYVMADPKYEGN